The Linepithema humile isolate Giens D197 chromosome 7, Lhum_UNIL_v1.0, whole genome shotgun sequence genome has a window encoding:
- the LOC137001227 gene encoding uncharacterized protein, with protein sequence MFSLLKIKHTKQMIVVKSSNVSRKRKKDYWIKLENGKRCVGIFFCKSDERHTLLEIKKSLDTSSPKVIIKGINKLSDIQCANSETTCNKNKVISSPHSQITESVLKSNPDTNIKKLIYDQLDKENDENVNPHLIKTVLKCNAKILRSQCSNSKTKEMKERMQNHSPKIVLNKDCKRKAKLSIVQYINTKPECNTNKESNFSKTVDAEIQNNTDTNTKELNYDLLGMYIVKNCLVKNVINVIELHLKTNFTMLILQC encoded by the exons ATGTTTTccttacttaaaattaaacatactAAACAAATGATCGTTGTAAAATCAAGTAATGTAAGtcgtaaaaggaaaaaagattaTTGGATAAAACTAGAAAATGGAAAACGATGCGTTGGAATATTCTTTTGTAAGTCGG atgaaaGACACActcttttagaaataaaaaagagcttAGATACTAGTTCACCAAAGGTTATAATAAAGGGCATTAACAAATTATCAGATATCCAGTGTGCAAATAGTGAAACTacgtgcaataaaaataaagtcataTCCAGTCCACATTCACAGATAACTGAATCAGTATTAAAAAGTAACCCTGAtaccaatattaaaaaactaatatatgATCAGTTAG ataaagaaaatgatgaaaacgTAAATCCTCATTTGATAAAAACTGTGTTAAAGTGCAATGCCAAAATATTAAGATCTCAGTGTTCAAATAGTAAAACTAAGG aaatgaaGGAAAGAATGCAGAATCATTCACCGAAAATTGTATTGAACAAAGATTGTAAGCGCAAAGCCAAATTATCAAttgttcaatatattaatactaaaCCTGAGTGCAACACCAATAaagaatctaatttttcaaagacaGTTGATgcagaaatacaaaataatactgaCACTAATACTAAAGAACTAAATTATGATTTACTAGGTATgtatattgtgaaaaattgtttagtaaaaaatgtaataaatgtaatagaaTTACATCTTAAGACCAATTTTACAATgctaattttacaatgttaa